One region of Calditrichota bacterium genomic DNA includes:
- the gap gene encoding type I glyceraldehyde-3-phosphate dehydrogenase, with product MAIKVGINGFGRIGRLVFRAGFDDPNIEFVAVNDITNSATLAHLLKYDTNHGIYEKDVEATDDAIVVDGKKVLSFAERDPAKLPWKELGVDVVIESTGLFRKRDQAALHLDAGARKVIISAPATGPDITIVMGVNHQKYDPDKHHIISNASCTTNCYAPVTKVIMEKFGIVKGLMTTIHAYTNDQRILDLPHKDLRRARAAAVSMIPTTTGAAKAVGEVLPELKGKLNAISIRVPVPNVALVDAVYEVKKTVTAEEVNAALKEAAENELKGILAYEETPLVSHDYNHTSVSSTVDALSTMVIEGNMLKVLAWYDNEWGFSNRVVDLIRLIGK from the coding sequence ATGGCAATAAAAGTTGGAATTAATGGGTTTGGACGAATCGGACGGTTGGTTTTTCGTGCGGGTTTTGATGATCCAAACATTGAATTTGTCGCCGTAAACGATATTACCAATTCGGCAACACTGGCGCACTTATTGAAATATGATACCAACCACGGTATCTACGAAAAAGACGTTGAAGCAACGGATGATGCAATTGTTGTGGACGGGAAAAAGGTGCTTTCTTTTGCGGAAAGAGATCCGGCCAAATTGCCCTGGAAGGAATTGGGTGTGGACGTTGTAATCGAATCCACGGGGCTGTTTCGCAAAAGAGATCAGGCCGCGTTGCATCTGGATGCCGGTGCCAGAAAAGTCATCATTTCTGCCCCTGCAACGGGACCCGACATCACCATTGTGATGGGCGTCAATCACCAGAAATATGATCCGGATAAACATCACATCATTTCCAATGCATCTTGCACAACCAACTGCTACGCCCCCGTGACAAAGGTCATCATGGAAAAATTCGGCATTGTGAAGGGTTTAATGACCACCATTCATGCCTACACAAATGACCAGCGGATTCTGGATTTGCCGCATAAAGATTTGCGGCGGGCGCGCGCGGCGGCCGTTTCTATGATTCCCACCACAACCGGTGCAGCAAAAGCCGTGGGGGAGGTTCTTCCTGAATTAAAGGGAAAACTCAATGCCATCTCCATCCGCGTTCCGGTTCCAAATGTGGCCCTGGTTGATGCCGTTTACGAGGTGAAAAAGACCGTGACGGCGGAAGAAGTAAATGCTGCCCTCAAAGAAGCAGCCGAAAATGAATTAAAGGGTATCCTGGCGTATGAAGAAACCCCTCTGGTTTCTCACGATTACAACCACACCAGTGTGTCATCCACGGTCGATGCCCTGTCAACCATGGTTATCGAAGGAAATATGCTGAAGGTTTTGGCCTGGTACGATAATGAGTGGGGATTTTCGAACCGGGTGGTTGATCTCATTCGTCTGATCGGAAAATA
- the pfkA gene encoding 6-phosphofructokinase, translated as MKRIGVLTSGGDCSGMNAAIRSVVRTALSKKIEVVGIRQGFIGLLDKLFEPMDSRSVSGIIQRAGTILQTARCEEFKYDRGQEQAIENLQEAGIEGLVVIGGNGSMAGALALHTKGIPVIGIPGSIDNDLYGTDTSVGTDTALNTIVSLIDIIRDTASSHDRAFIIEVMGRDSGYLALVSAIASGAEAAIIPEIPFDLDAIAGHLFDRYKAGKTNSIVIVAEGASSAYTIERKLKNKIGYETRISVLGHIQRGGVTTVFDRLLASKFGQNAIDALLDGQSGKMAALQNGQYTFVSLNDVVLKKKKINQRLLDLAADLSS; from the coding sequence ATGAAGCGAATTGGTGTCCTCACCAGCGGCGGTGATTGTTCAGGTATGAATGCGGCCATCCGGTCAGTTGTTCGGACCGCTCTGTCAAAAAAAATAGAGGTTGTCGGAATCCGCCAGGGGTTTATCGGTCTTTTGGATAAGCTGTTTGAACCGATGGATTCGCGCTCAGTCAGTGGAATTATCCAAAGAGCCGGCACCATTCTGCAAACGGCGCGCTGCGAAGAATTCAAATATGATCGGGGACAGGAACAGGCGATTGAAAATCTTCAAGAAGCCGGAATTGAGGGATTGGTTGTCATCGGTGGAAACGGCTCCATGGCGGGGGCCCTTGCGCTTCACACTAAGGGTATCCCCGTAATTGGCATTCCCGGAAGCATCGATAATGATCTTTATGGAACGGACACCAGCGTTGGAACCGATACGGCTTTGAACACGATTGTTTCCCTTATCGATATTATTCGGGATACCGCATCCTCTCACGATCGCGCCTTTATCATTGAGGTGATGGGAAGGGACTCCGGCTATTTGGCTCTGGTTTCTGCCATTGCCAGCGGGGCAGAAGCGGCCATCATTCCCGAAATTCCGTTTGATCTGGATGCCATTGCCGGGCATCTGTTTGACCGATACAAAGCGGGCAAAACGAACAGCATTGTGATTGTGGCTGAAGGGGCTTCCAGTGCATATACCATCGAACGAAAATTGAAGAATAAAATCGGATATGAAACCCGAATTTCGGTTCTGGGACATATTCAGCGGGGAGGGGTAACAACCGTTTTCGACCGCTTGCTGGCCAGTAAGTTCGGGCAAAATGCCATCGATGCCCTGCTTGACGGACAATCAGGCAAAATGGCCGCTCTGCAAAACGGCCAGTACACCTTTGTATCCCTTAATGATGTTGTTTTGAAGAAAAAGAAAATTAATCAGCGGTTATTGGATTTGGCAGCGGATTTAAGCAGTTGA
- the rfaE2 gene encoding D-glycero-beta-D-manno-heptose 1-phosphate adenylyltransferase — MGKIVLLDELLSLRERLRESGKTLVFTNGIFDLVHRGHLELLNKAKTLGDVLVVGINSDASARRNKGPKRPIIPEEDRAFMLANLSPVDYVIIFEEDTPYELIGRLKPDVLAKGADYSVEQIVGYDIVLGYGGKVVPIPLVHGKSSTKIINQILEKYLESGE, encoded by the coding sequence ATGGGTAAAATCGTTTTGTTGGATGAACTTTTGTCTCTGCGTGAACGTTTGCGGGAGAGCGGTAAAACCCTGGTTTTTACCAACGGCATTTTTGATCTGGTTCACCGGGGACACCTTGAATTGTTGAACAAGGCGAAGACCCTGGGAGATGTGCTGGTTGTGGGAATTAATTCGGATGCGTCGGCCCGGCGAAATAAGGGCCCCAAACGGCCCATTATCCCGGAAGAAGATCGGGCCTTTATGTTAGCTAATTTGTCCCCCGTGGATTACGTGATTATTTTTGAAGAGGACACACCCTACGAGCTCATTGGCCGGTTAAAGCCGGACGTTCTTGCGAAAGGCGCAGACTATTCCGTGGAGCAGATTGTGGGATATGATATTGTTCTGGGATATGGCGGCAAAGTGGTGCCAATTCCTCTGGTGCATGGAAAATCATCCACGAAAATTATTAATCAAATTCTTGAGAAATATCTGGAATCGGGGGAGTAA
- the rfaE1 gene encoding D-glycero-beta-D-manno-heptose-7-phosphate kinase translates to MVPISKEKIVRLFDRFREKKILVLGDVMLDRYLWGVVRRISPEAPVPVVEIEREFARLGGAANVGNNIKSLGGVPYLVGVIGEDRSGEEILSILSENKLPVEGIVRDPERPTTVKTRVIAHGQHVVRTDRESRKPITGQVLEHLKQTLLKLIPRVDAIIIEDYNKGLIVEELILFAIQTAKQFQKPVMVDPKFDNFFTYRDVAVFKPNRKEAEEALGMRLNTRQQIEKAGHLLFEKLNPDCLMITLGEEGMAVFEASDRVSYVPTRARKVRDVSGAGDTVISTLTMALVSGASFPEAASLANRAAGLVCEEVGIVPIDRERLLETYLVRGPEHG, encoded by the coding sequence ATGGTTCCCATTTCGAAGGAAAAAATCGTTCGCTTGTTTGATCGTTTTCGTGAGAAGAAAATCCTTGTCCTTGGCGATGTCATGCTCGATCGGTATCTCTGGGGTGTGGTTCGCAGAATTTCTCCGGAAGCGCCGGTTCCCGTGGTGGAAATCGAACGGGAATTTGCCCGTCTGGGGGGTGCTGCAAATGTGGGGAACAATATTAAATCGCTGGGGGGAGTCCCCTATCTGGTTGGCGTTATCGGAGAAGACCGGTCGGGGGAAGAAATTCTTTCCATTCTGTCCGAGAACAAATTACCGGTTGAGGGTATTGTCCGGGATCCTGAACGTCCGACTACGGTGAAAACCCGGGTCATTGCTCATGGTCAACACGTGGTCCGGACGGACCGGGAAAGCCGCAAGCCCATTACTGGCCAGGTCTTGGAGCATCTCAAACAAACCCTGCTCAAACTCATCCCCCGTGTCGATGCGATCATTATTGAAGATTACAACAAAGGACTGATTGTTGAAGAGCTCATCTTGTTTGCGATTCAGACGGCCAAACAATTTCAAAAGCCGGTTATGGTTGATCCCAAATTCGACAACTTTTTTACCTATCGAGATGTGGCCGTTTTTAAACCCAATCGGAAAGAAGCCGAAGAAGCTTTGGGAATGCGCTTGAATACGCGGCAGCAGATTGAAAAAGCCGGGCATCTCCTGTTCGAAAAACTAAATCCGGATTGTCTGATGATTACCCTTGGAGAAGAAGGGATGGCTGTTTTTGAGGCTTCTGATCGCGTGTCCTATGTGCCGACGCGCGCCCGTAAGGTGCGGGATGTTTCCGGAGCAGGGGATACGGTCATCAGTACATTGACAATGGCCCTGGTATCGGGCGCCAGCTTTCCGGAGGCGGCTTCATTGGCCAACCGTGCCGCAGGTCTGGTGTGCGAAGAAGTGGGAATTGTTCCCATCGATCGCGAACGGCTCCTTGAGACGTATTTGGTTAGGGGGCCCGAACATGGGTAA
- the gatA gene encoding Asp-tRNA(Asn)/Glu-tRNA(Gln) amidotransferase subunit GatA, whose amino-acid sequence MIVESDYSDLRKKIVSGDISLVEATKAFLDNIASKKDLNAFISVWSEEAVSRAKSVQKRIENGTAGKLAGMVMAIKDNLNVKGQATTCGSHILENFVSPYSATVVQKLLDEDAILIGKTNMDEFAMGSSNETSYFGPVRNPHDPERIPGGSSGGSATAVAANLAMAALGSDTGGSIRQPAALCGVVGLKPTYGRVSRFGLVAFASSLDQIGPISKSVRDSALLLNVISGYDSSDSTSVNRPVPDYTKGLEKGAGGLKIGYPREYFGEGLDPAVRTTVEESLRILEKEGAVVEEMSLPHTEYAVATYYILATAEASSNLARYDGARYGYRSRDIANLEEMYTQSRSEGFGDEVKRRIMLGTYVLSAGYYEAYYRRAQKVRTLIKQDFEKAFEKYDVILTPTSPTTAFKLGEKMDDPLQMYLSDIYTISANLAGIPGLSLPCGKDEKGLPIGVQILGKAFDEAMVLRVGQVLETALS is encoded by the coding sequence GTGATTGTAGAGTCTGATTATTCTGATCTCCGAAAGAAAATAGTGTCCGGCGATATTTCACTGGTTGAAGCAACAAAAGCCTTTTTGGATAATATAGCCTCAAAAAAGGATTTAAACGCGTTTATTTCCGTGTGGTCTGAAGAGGCCGTTTCGCGGGCGAAGTCCGTTCAGAAAAGAATCGAGAATGGAACCGCCGGCAAACTGGCCGGAATGGTGATGGCCATTAAGGACAATTTGAATGTAAAGGGTCAGGCCACAACCTGCGGTTCGCACATTCTGGAGAATTTTGTTTCGCCTTACAGCGCAACGGTGGTTCAGAAATTACTTGATGAAGATGCCATTCTCATCGGTAAAACGAACATGGACGAATTTGCCATGGGATCCTCCAACGAAACATCCTATTTCGGCCCCGTGCGGAATCCTCACGATCCCGAAAGAATTCCCGGCGGTTCTTCCGGAGGGTCCGCCACAGCCGTAGCGGCTAATCTGGCTATGGCGGCACTGGGTTCGGATACCGGTGGCTCCATCCGGCAGCCGGCGGCATTGTGCGGTGTGGTGGGTCTTAAGCCCACCTACGGGCGCGTGTCCCGGTTTGGACTGGTCGCATTTGCGTCTTCTCTGGACCAAATTGGCCCGATTTCAAAAAGCGTACGGGATTCTGCCCTTTTATTGAATGTGATTTCGGGCTACGATTCCAGCGATTCCACCTCCGTGAATCGGCCGGTTCCTGATTATACAAAAGGTCTTGAAAAAGGTGCGGGCGGATTGAAAATTGGCTACCCCCGGGAGTATTTTGGTGAGGGGCTGGATCCGGCGGTTCGGACGACGGTGGAGGAGAGTTTACGCATCCTGGAAAAAGAGGGGGCCGTGGTTGAGGAAATGTCACTGCCCCACACAGAATATGCGGTGGCCACCTACTACATTCTGGCAACGGCAGAAGCCTCGTCCAACCTGGCCCGTTACGATGGGGCCCGGTACGGTTACCGGAGCCGGGATATCGCCAATCTGGAAGAAATGTATACCCAATCGCGAAGCGAGGGATTTGGTGATGAGGTGAAACGGCGCATTATGCTGGGAACCTACGTGCTTTCCGCGGGTTACTACGAGGCCTATTACCGGAGAGCGCAGAAGGTTCGGACGTTGATTAAACAAGACTTTGAAAAGGCTTTTGAAAAATACGATGTGATTCTCACGCCTACCTCACCGACAACCGCTTTTAAACTGGGCGAAAAAATGGATGATCCGCTGCAAATGTATTTGTCGGATATTTACACCATTTCAGCCAATCTGGCGGGGATTCCGGGACTTTCTCTCCCCTGTGGAAAAGATGAAAAGGGGTTACCCATTGGCGTTCAAATTTTGGGAAAGGCCTTTGATGAGGCTATGGTGCTTCGTGTGGGACAGGTGCTTGAAACGGCCCTGTCATAA
- the tatA gene encoding twin-arginine translocase TatA/TatE family subunit, giving the protein MGTIGPTEWLIIFLIVLLIFGGSKIPGLAKGLGQGLREFKKAVRGEDEDVPHKEVPEDKK; this is encoded by the coding sequence ATGGGTACAATTGGACCCACAGAATGGCTGATTATTTTTTTAATTGTACTGCTTATTTTTGGCGGTTCTAAAATACCGGGGCTTGCAAAGGGTCTGGGACAAGGACTTCGCGAATTCAAAAAAGCGGTCCGCGGCGAGGATGAAGATGTCCCGCATAAAGAGGTTCCGGAAGACAAAAAATAG
- a CDS encoding twin-arginine translocase TatA/TatE family subunit — protein MFGSIGPAELLVIFLVVLLIFGADRLPELARGLGKGIREFRRAADEVKNELIGPEGDVLSDLKRELEEEADSAKHIIENEYPENVRGETKAETETQERLEKKSNHHEEHSSVSGEESGPSKLAG, from the coding sequence ATGTTTGGATCCATCGGGCCGGCCGAGTTACTTGTGATCTTTCTGGTGGTTTTGTTGATTTTCGGTGCTGATCGGCTGCCTGAATTGGCCAGAGGATTGGGCAAGGGAATACGGGAATTCAGGCGAGCGGCTGACGAAGTAAAAAATGAACTTATCGGGCCGGAAGGCGACGTCCTTTCTGATCTGAAACGTGAGCTTGAAGAGGAAGCGGATTCTGCGAAACACATCATTGAAAATGAGTATCCGGAGAATGTCCGGGGTGAAACGAAGGCAGAAACAGAAACACAAGAACGGCTCGAAAAAAAGAGCAACCATCACGAGGAGCATTCCTCTGTTTCAGGAGAGGAAAGCGGCCCCTCGAAACTTGCAGGGTAA
- a CDS encoding DUF4321 domain-containing protein, whose protein sequence is MPVASTRRKSIGYLFLILFLGALIGSALGEVIGLILPPGVVREFFLRSAVGGIAPATLNASLFTITLGFSFKLNVIGIIGVAIAAYIVRWY, encoded by the coding sequence GTGCCAGTTGCTTCAACTCGAAGGAAATCTATTGGGTATTTATTTCTTATTCTCTTTTTGGGGGCCCTGATTGGTTCGGCTTTAGGGGAAGTAATTGGCTTGATCTTACCGCCGGGTGTGGTTCGGGAGTTTTTTCTCCGATCAGCCGTTGGCGGAATTGCTCCGGCCACATTAAATGCATCGCTGTTTACCATAACACTCGGTTTTTCTTTTAAACTGAATGTGATTGGAATTATTGGAGTGGCCATTGCCGCGTACATTGTGCGCTGGTATTAA
- the purQ gene encoding phosphoribosylformylglycinamidine synthase subunit PurQ, with the protein MKFGIVVFPGSNCDYDVYDVLTRIMGQEATFLWHKQHDIDRCDAVILPGGFSYGDYLRTGAIARFSPIMEELADYAEKGGRLLGICNGFQILLEIGLLPGAMLKNQSLHFICKFVNVRVENANTYFTSTCQTGEVLKIPIAHNEGNYYIDPDGLKTLETNQQVVLRYASPEGDVSLAANPNGSLNNIAGIINKRGNVMGLMPHPERASEALLGSEDGKKIFQSMIRSMVQ; encoded by the coding sequence ATGAAATTTGGAATAGTTGTTTTTCCCGGATCCAACTGCGATTACGATGTTTATGATGTGCTCACTCGCATTATGGGGCAGGAAGCCACATTTCTGTGGCACAAACAACACGATATAGATCGCTGCGATGCGGTTATACTTCCGGGGGGGTTTTCTTATGGCGATTATCTGCGCACCGGTGCCATTGCGCGGTTCTCCCCGATCATGGAAGAATTGGCTGACTACGCGGAAAAAGGGGGCAGACTCCTGGGAATTTGCAACGGCTTCCAGATCCTGCTGGAAATTGGACTTCTCCCGGGAGCGATGCTCAAAAATCAATCGCTGCATTTTATTTGCAAATTTGTCAATGTCCGTGTAGAAAATGCAAATACATATTTTACATCGACTTGTCAGACAGGCGAGGTGTTGAAAATTCCCATTGCCCACAATGAAGGGAATTATTATATTGATCCTGACGGTTTGAAGACGCTGGAGACGAATCAGCAGGTGGTGTTGCGATATGCGTCCCCGGAGGGCGATGTGAGTCTGGCGGCCAATCCCAACGGGTCCCTCAACAATATTGCCGGAATCATAAATAAACGGGGAAATGTTATGGGGTTAATGCCTCATCCCGAACGGGCCTCCGAGGCGTTGTTGGGGTCAGAAGACGGAAAGAAAATATTCCAGTCAATGATTCGATCGATGGTTCAATAA
- the purS gene encoding phosphoribosylformylglycinamidine synthase subunit PurS — protein MIRAKVYVYLKKDILDPQGKAVLHILENMGFSHIQNVRVGKYTVLTFDDSVSEDEAASQTEEICKKILANPVIEDYHFELEII, from the coding sequence ATGATCCGAGCCAAGGTTTACGTGTATTTGAAAAAGGATATTTTGGACCCTCAGGGGAAAGCGGTTTTGCACATTCTTGAGAATATGGGATTTAGCCATATTCAAAATGTGCGCGTGGGGAAATATACGGTTCTCACATTCGATGATTCGGTTTCCGAAGACGAGGCCGCTTCTCAAACGGAAGAAATATGCAAAAAAATTCTGGCCAATCCCGTGATTGAGGATTATCACTTTGAATTGGAAATAATTTGA
- the pssA gene encoding CDP-diacylglycerol--serine O-phosphatidyltransferase, translating into MGKLNLKINRAFIPGTITIANIYLGFLSIVYSMEGNFVTASWLIVLAAIMDALDGTVARLTKSYSQFGIELDSLSDVVSFGAAPSILLYSVYFNRINNIGVLVSFIPLFFGAIRLARFNANLDSFEKKEYVGLPIPSQAVANASFIVFNYHFWGELHFTKLLAPMVIFLGVLMVSNVEYDTLPKFTLRKGRKNDVKLFFFILFSVLAMFFPSEAIFPISIFFILFGVGRSIVRSLKHSEEILDMTDY; encoded by the coding sequence TTGGGAAAATTAAATCTGAAAATTAACCGAGCATTTATTCCAGGTACGATCACAATTGCAAATATTTATCTCGGGTTTCTGTCAATTGTGTATTCCATGGAAGGAAATTTTGTAACAGCTTCCTGGTTAATTGTTCTGGCGGCCATTATGGATGCCCTGGACGGGACGGTGGCGCGCCTGACCAAGAGTTACAGCCAATTTGGAATTGAGCTGGATTCTCTTTCGGATGTGGTCTCATTTGGAGCTGCCCCTTCAATTCTATTGTATTCGGTCTATTTTAATCGGATCAATAACATTGGGGTTCTGGTCAGTTTTATTCCCCTATTTTTCGGAGCCATTCGGCTGGCACGTTTTAATGCCAATCTGGATTCTTTTGAGAAAAAGGAGTATGTTGGTTTGCCTATTCCGTCACAGGCCGTCGCGAATGCATCTTTTATTGTTTTCAACTATCATTTTTGGGGCGAACTCCATTTTACAAAACTACTGGCCCCGATGGTTATTTTTTTGGGGGTTCTCATGGTGAGCAATGTTGAGTACGACACGCTTCCAAAATTCACCCTGAGAAAGGGCCGCAAGAATGATGTCAAACTGTTCTTTTTTATTCTGTTTTCTGTGCTGGCGATGTTTTTCCCGAGCGAGGCTATTTTCCCTATCTCCATTTTCTTTATCCTTTTTGGTGTGGGACGGTCCATTGTGCGGTCGCTGAAGCATTCTGAAGAGATTCTGGATATGACTGATTATTAG
- a CDS encoding phosphatidylserine decarboxylase family protein — protein MSFARDGIGTLLAILFIAILFTAGLFLNRSLVMKGFVVVVWIFVLFSLYFFRDPERAIPADPDAIVSPADGKVIIIKKVNETVYLKGPATQVSIFMSVFNVHVNRIPMSGTVGYFTYYPGKFLPAYREKASTDNEQTVIGIENDRAKILFKQIAGIIARRVVCHIREGFHVQKGERFGMIKFGSRADIFLPENVDVNVTLNQKVKGGETIIGKIKSEN, from the coding sequence ATGTCATTTGCACGGGACGGAATTGGAACGCTTCTGGCTATTTTATTTATCGCCATTCTTTTCACCGCTGGATTATTTCTCAACCGGTCCCTGGTGATGAAGGGATTCGTGGTTGTTGTCTGGATTTTTGTTCTCTTCTCTCTGTATTTTTTTCGCGATCCGGAACGAGCGATTCCAGCAGATCCGGATGCCATTGTGTCGCCGGCGGACGGAAAGGTGATTATCATAAAAAAGGTGAATGAAACTGTTTATCTAAAAGGCCCGGCCACCCAGGTGAGTATTTTTATGTCTGTTTTCAATGTGCATGTTAACCGGATTCCCATGAGCGGCACGGTCGGCTATTTTACGTATTATCCGGGAAAATTCTTGCCAGCCTATCGTGAAAAAGCATCGACAGACAATGAGCAGACTGTTATTGGAATCGAGAATGATCGAGCGAAAATTTTGTTCAAACAAATTGCGGGTATTATTGCACGGCGCGTCGTATGTCACATACGCGAGGGGTTTCACGTTCAAAAGGGAGAACGCTTTGGCATGATAAAATTTGGGTCTCGTGCCGATATATTCTTACCTGAAAACGTGGATGTAAATGTCACATTAAATCAGAAGGTTAAAGGAGGCGAAACAATCATTGGGAAAATTAAATCTGAAAATTAA
- a CDS encoding phosphoribosylaminoimidazolesuccinocarboxamide synthase, with product MKKGELLYEGKAKKLYATDNPDMVIQEFKDDATAFNGKKKGTIKDKGVVNNKISAFIFEFLESYHVPTHFEKVLSDREMLVKKLDIIPVEVVMRNIATGSLVKRYGLEEGKELDYPVLEFYLKDDELNDPMINEHHAVAFGLATPDEMETISRYATKINAILKSFFIRRKIRLIDFKLEFGRFKDRILLGDEISPDTCRFWDLETGEKLDKDRFRQDLGRVEEAYQEMLNRILHSGI from the coding sequence TTGAAAAAGGGCGAATTATTGTACGAAGGAAAAGCGAAAAAACTCTACGCCACGGATAATCCCGATATGGTGATTCAAGAATTTAAGGATGATGCCACAGCGTTTAATGGAAAGAAAAAAGGAACCATTAAGGACAAGGGTGTGGTCAACAACAAAATATCGGCCTTTATTTTCGAATTTCTCGAAAGCTACCATGTTCCCACTCATTTTGAAAAGGTTCTTTCGGACCGGGAAATGCTGGTGAAAAAGCTGGATATTATTCCGGTCGAAGTCGTGATGCGAAACATTGCAACGGGCAGCCTGGTCAAGCGGTACGGCCTGGAAGAAGGTAAAGAGCTGGATTATCCGGTGCTTGAGTTTTACCTGAAAGACGATGAGTTAAACGATCCGATGATCAATGAACACCACGCCGTTGCGTTTGGGCTGGCCACCCCTGATGAGATGGAAACGATTTCCCGCTACGCCACCAAAATCAATGCCATTTTGAAATCATTTTTTATTCGGCGCAAGATTCGCCTTATTGATTTCAAACTCGAGTTCGGTCGCTTCAAAGATCGGATTCTTTTGGGCGATGAAATCTCGCCGGATACCTGTCGTTTTTGGGATCTGGAAACGGGTGAAAAACTGGATAAGGATCGTTTTCGGCAGGACCTGGGAAGGGTCGAAGAAGCGTACCAGGAAATGCTCAATCGTATTCTGCATTCGGGGATATAA